The nucleotide sequence CGCTTTACACTGTCCCAGGTGGCCCCAGACTGGTACGCGAAACTCGACAGGCAAAGGCCGCCTCCCACCCCTGGCGGCTGAGTGAGCCTGTAGGCTTGTTAGGTTCAGCGGTGCTGGCCTCCGGGTACGCGGCAAGCCGATAGCTGGTGGGGCTGAGTTACTCCTGCAGATGGGAAACACTTCCTGTAATCTCTCGGATTTGACGATAGCCCTTTGGGCATCTATCGACTACGAACTCATCCCACCTTCTATCTGAAAAGCCGAGACACTTTCGGGGTATGAGGCCGCCTCGTAAGGGCAGGTGCGCCCGGCGGGATAATGGAGCAGATAATGGAGCATTCTCTTGAGCATGCGATATGGCTCTGCGATCAATCTAGATACCGTGAAGCTCTGGAGGTATTAAGCCAGTCCCTCTGTCATGATCCGGAGAATGCGTCGATTCATTACGCAATGGGTGGCGCTTACATCGGGTTGGCAGACTATATTAAGGCAAGGCAGATGCTGGAGGAGGCAGTCCGCATCAACCCGAACGACGCAGAGTATTACTACCTACTCGCCGTCGCACATACCGGCCTGGGTGAATTGGCAGAGGCGCTAGCCCTTCTGACAGAAGCCGTCCGCCTTAACCCCGAGCATGGCCTGTCATACCTGGCGATGGGGAGCATAGCGCAAGGAATGGGTCGTGAGGCCGAGGCGCTTGAGCACTACCAGCGGGCGATCCTTTTCAGGCCTGACGTCGCGAGCGCATGCGGGCAGATGGGTGGGATCTACCACAAAAGAGGCGATTCCAGGGCGGCGGTTTACTGGTTGCGCCGGGCTGTTGAGCTGGATGCGAAATCGGTGAATGCGCACCTGGGGCTGGCATGTGCTTTATCCGAGTTGCCGGACTACGAGGGGGCGGCGCGGGCCTGTTTAGAGGCTCTACGGCTTGAGCCCGAAAACGCGCGTGTGTATAAAAGGCTCGGGACCGCCTACGCCGGGTTAGGGCGGAAGGCGGAGGCGAAGGATGCTTTCATCCAGGCCACCAGGCTTAACCCTGAAGACGCGAGCGCTCACGCTGAATTGGGCGCTGCGTATTTCATGCTCGGGCGGTTCGACGACGCGCTGCAAGCCTTAAAGAGGGCGGACGCCCTGGCACCGACCTCCGCGGTGACGAACTACGTGCTGGGTATGACCCACCTTGCGTCAGGTGACATTGAGGAAGCCCAAAGCCGGCAGGGTAATCTTAGGGAACTGAACGTAACCCTTGCCGACGCTTTGTGGGGCATGCTGGTGAGGCTGGATGGCCGAATGAAGCGGGACTGAGAGGGCCTGATGAGTTGTAGTTGTCCTGACGGAGTGGAACAGCAAGCCGTGATTTGCCTGGAACGCAAGTCTTACGGCCTAGCCTTCGCTACGGCAGCCCGTCAAGGAGCTACGCCCGGCCAGCCGGCGTGCTGCGCGCGTCCTTGACGGTTGCCTCGCTACGGCTGAACAGCCTTTAGCCGGGGCTACCGCACCCGGCTGCATCTGACTGGCGCCCCTGATCCAAGTCAGCGCTTTGACACTATCGTTTCGGCTTTGCGCAATGAACGGTACGGCCTCCTCTGTTTTCCGACCGCCCCTTTCAAAGCGATAATAGGGCGCGATGGATAGTCCATTGGACAGGCAGTCGCCTAACTACTGCGGGTTCTTTCCAGGTCATCCCGCATGAGCCTGAGGATCTCGTCCCTTAACCGCGCCGCCTCCTCGTCGCGGATCTCGACGAGCGCTCCCAACAATATAACCTTCGCGATTAAGTCGTCCTTCCTCATCCTTCTCAGGTAGCTGATGCGCGCGCGCATCTTTCTACGTTGTTTATCGGGAACCTGGCTCAGGACCTCGGCAAGGGCTGTGCTCCGCCGCCGGGGTGGCGGCAGGCCGCGCCGGTGACGAAGGTATTCTTCGTAGGCGGCTTCGTTATGTTGGATGGTCGTTGCAGACAATGGCCGCCCGTCAATGAATGAGGCCTTCTTAGCGATTTCACGCAGACTCACCCGCCCGCCCTCGCGCTCAATCTCTCGGATGGCCCTGGTGACGCGGGTGAGCGTCTCGGCCTTCTTTGCCTCCCAGACCGGGGCGAGCCACGCGGGCCTTTCCCCGGTCGTTTCACCTGTCTGTTTTTTCGGCATGATTGGTCACCGACAGCGCCGATGGGGCCTCCCCCGCCAGCTCGAAAAGGGCCTGACTGTCCTTCCCCTCCCCGCCCGATCCGACATGATCAGGCGGCGCGGATTGCTTTGCGTCCATCCTCTGAATCTGTATCAGAGTCATCTCGGCCAGCATCAGCTCGCAGTTGGCGATGAGGTTCTCCATCTGCCTCTCTTCGGCCTTCAGACTCTGCTCCTGCGCCCACTCCTTCTGCTGAATCGCCCATTCCTTTTTTGCCACTACCTGGCCGCGCTTTTCTGGGTCGGGTGCGTTGCCGGGGCACCCGACGCAGGCAAACTTAATGGGGCAGTGGATGCCGATCACGCACCCCCCGCCGATCACCTCGCCCAAAGCCCCGACGGTGCCCTCGGCGTCCTTAACCATGCGTTCGACCTCGTCCTTCCCCCGCAACGCTTCGGGCCCAACGTCGATCTGGTCCACGAACATCATCTCGGCCGCGTCCCTGACCATGGACTGCGTCGGTCGGCTATAATGCTTCGTCACCCT is from Blastocatellia bacterium and encodes:
- a CDS encoding tetratricopeptide repeat protein, translated to MEQIMEHSLEHAIWLCDQSRYREALEVLSQSLCHDPENASIHYAMGGAYIGLADYIKARQMLEEAVRINPNDAEYYYLLAVAHTGLGELAEALALLTEAVRLNPEHGLSYLAMGSIAQGMGREAEALEHYQRAILFRPDVASACGQMGGIYHKRGDSRAAVYWLRRAVELDAKSVNAHLGLACALSELPDYEGAARACLEALRLEPENARVYKRLGTAYAGLGRKAEAKDAFIQATRLNPEDASAHAELGAAYFMLGRFDDALQALKRADALAPTSAVTNYVLGMTHLASGDIEEAQSRQGNLRELNVTLADALWGMLVRLDGRMKRD